The nucleotide sequence ACCTGCTCGCGCTCAATGCTGCGATTGAAGCTGCTCGCGCCGGTGCGCAGGGCCGCGGCTTTGCTGTGGTCGCCGATGAAGTCCGCCAGTTGTCTGAACGTACCGCCAAGGCCACGGTGGAAATCAGTTCTATGATCCGTTCGATTCAGACTGACACCAGCGACACCACCCAAACCATGCAACACGCCGTCGATCGGGTCGACAGCAGTGTGCAGCACGCCGATCAGGCCAACGCATCCCTCAGTTCCTTTAACCAGGAAATCTCAGCGGTCAGTTCCGGCATGGAAGAAATCGCCGGTTCGGTCAAGGAGCAGGCTCACGCCTCAGATCATCTGTCTCGCAACGTCGCTTCTCTGAGTGACAGCGCGGAAGAAAACCGCCTGTCCACCCTGGAAGCTCAACAGGGGGTTGACGAACTCAAACGCCGCGCCAATGCGCTGCATCAGGTCGTCAATCAATTTACCCTGTAATTTTTAATAATAACAGAGACTTACAATGAAGAAATTTACATACTCACTGATTGCCCTTGCCATGATGGGAACCACTTCCGCTTCTATGCAGGCCACGGCTGCACCAATGCTGCCGGGCATTGCGCAGGCGAGCACCCTGGAAGAGGTTCAGACAGCCAATGCCTGGGTGGAAGTCGACAAGGCCGCCTTTGAGTCAAACATTGCGCACCTGCAAAACCATGTGGGCAGCAACACTGCCATCTGTGCCGTGATGAAAGCCGATGCCTACGGCAACGGCATTGCCAACCTGCTGCCTTCAGTGATGCAAAGCGGCATTCCTTGTGTGGGTATTACCAGCAACGCGGAAGCCCGTCTGGTCCGTGAGCTGGGCTTCAACGGTCGCCTGATGCGTCTGCGTGCTGCAACGCCTTCTGAGATTGAAAGCGCCGTTGACCTTCAGCTTGAAGAGTTAATCGGCACCAAACAGCAGGCCAAAATCATCGCCCGCATTGCGCGCCAGCACGGCACAGTGATCCCGGTGCATCTGGCGCTAAACTCGGCCAGCATGGGACGTAACGGCCTGGAAATGCGCAGTCAGAACGGCAAAAAAGAAGCCAGAAAGATAGTGAATACCAAACACCTGCAGGTGGTCGGTATCATGACCCACTTCCCGACCGAAGATCTGGCTGAAATCCGCGCCGGACTGGAGCAGTTCAAGCAGGACAGTCAGTGGATCATCAAGCACACGGATCTGGAACGGGATGAGGTGCTGCTGCACGTGGCCAACTCTTTCACCACCCTGATGGTGCCGGAAGCCCAGCTCGACATGGTGCGTACCGGCGGCGCCCTGTACGGCGACACCACACCAGCATTCCCGGAATACAAGCGCATTGTGTCGTTCAAAACTCAGGTCGCATCCGTTCACCGCCTGCCGGCAGGCTCAACCATCGGCTACAGCAAGACAGAAACCCTGACGCGCGATTCTGTGCTGGCCAACCTGCCCATTGGTTACTCTGATGCTTTCCCTCGCTCGCTGAGCCGTGTCGGTGAAGTGCTGATCAAGGGCCAGCGCGCCAAAGTGCTGGGTTCAACCTCGATGAACACCACTATGGTCGATATCACAGATATCAAAGGCGTGAAACCTGGCGAGGAAGTGGTGCTGTTCGGCCGTCAGGGCCGCGACGAAATCACCATCGGCGAAACGGAAGAGCGCTCAGATCGCATTCTGTCTGAACTCTATACCCTGTGGGGCACATCAAACCCGAAAGTGCTGAAATAATTCAGCGCTCCCCTGAGACCGCTCCCCCTTGGTCTCAGGGGACCTTGCCAGCCCGCAGATCGTCTGCCTTCCCGATATTGAGTAAATTTTCTTCTCGTCACCATTAAAAGAGATCATGGTCCAACCTCTCGATTCTTGGTCACTTTCAGGGCATATTCTGCGTCCGTTTTACCGAGCAGAAATTCTAAGGTTGCCAGCCCATCCGCTCGGATCCCTCCAGCTTTTTGACGAGAACACGATGAAAATTGGCATTTTGTCCCAGAACGCAAACCTGTATTCCACCCGACGCCTGCGCGAAGCCTGTGAACAACGGGGCCATGAAGCCATGGTCATTAACGCCCTGCGCTGCTACATGAATATCAATTCGGTGCAGCCGTCCATTCACTTTGAAGGGCACGATCTGGTCGGCATTGATGCCATTATTCCGCGTATCGGGGCGGACATTACGTTTTATGGTTGTTCCGTACTGCGTCAGTTTGAAATGATGAATGTCTTTTCCATCAATCA is from Photobacterium sp. TLY01 and encodes:
- the alr gene encoding alanine racemase, with amino-acid sequence MKKFTYSLIALAMMGTTSASMQATAAPMLPGIAQASTLEEVQTANAWVEVDKAAFESNIAHLQNHVGSNTAICAVMKADAYGNGIANLLPSVMQSGIPCVGITSNAEARLVRELGFNGRLMRLRAATPSEIESAVDLQLEELIGTKQQAKIIARIARQHGTVIPVHLALNSASMGRNGLEMRSQNGKKEARKIVNTKHLQVVGIMTHFPTEDLAEIRAGLEQFKQDSQWIIKHTDLERDEVLLHVANSFTTLMVPEAQLDMVRTGGALYGDTTPAFPEYKRIVSFKTQVASVHRLPAGSTIGYSKTETLTRDSVLANLPIGYSDAFPRSLSRVGEVLIKGQRAKVLGSTSMNTTMVDITDIKGVKPGEEVVLFGRQGRDEITIGETEERSDRILSELYTLWGTSNPKVLK